One Oscillospiraceae bacterium genomic region harbors:
- a CDS encoding aldo/keto reductase codes for MEQIDKVKKNFGFGCMRLPMNGDQVDIAETTRMVDEFLAQGFNYFDTAHGYIGGKSELALKECLTSRYPREAYSLTDKLTDSYFKTEADIRPFFESQLEACGVDYFDFYLMHAQNADNFKKFKACRAYETAFALKAEGRIRHVGLSFHDRAEVLDQILTEYPQIEVVQIQFNYLDYDDIAVQSRKCYEVCRKHGKPVLVMEPVKGGSLVNLPEEAKKVLDDLHGGSPASYAIRFAAGFPGMMMVLSGMSDLEQMKDNLSYMRDFKPLNETELAAVNKVQEIFHKLNMIPCTACRYCVEGCPKQISIPDLFAIMNIKQLHHDWNADYYYEEVHTAPGRRASDCLKCGKCEKICPQHLPIRKLLEEVAKEFDKPEA; via the coding sequence ATGGAGCAGATCGATAAAGTGAAAAAGAATTTCGGCTTTGGCTGTATGCGCCTGCCGATGAACGGCGACCAGGTGGACATTGCCGAGACCACCCGCATGGTGGACGAGTTTCTGGCGCAGGGATTCAACTATTTTGACACCGCCCACGGTTACATTGGCGGCAAGAGTGAGCTGGCCCTGAAAGAGTGCCTGACCAGCCGCTATCCACGCGAGGCCTACAGTCTGACCGACAAGCTGACCGACAGCTATTTCAAGACCGAGGCTGACATCCGCCCGTTTTTTGAAAGCCAGCTGGAAGCCTGCGGCGTGGACTACTTTGATTTTTACCTGATGCACGCCCAGAACGCCGACAACTTTAAAAAGTTCAAGGCCTGCCGCGCCTACGAGACCGCCTTTGCGCTGAAAGCCGAGGGCAGGATCCGCCATGTGGGCCTCTCTTTCCACGACCGCGCCGAGGTGCTGGACCAGATCTTGACCGAGTACCCGCAGATCGAGGTGGTACAGATTCAGTTCAACTACCTGGATTACGATGATATTGCTGTGCAGAGCCGCAAGTGCTACGAGGTTTGCCGCAAGCACGGCAAGCCGGTGCTGGTGATGGAGCCGGTCAAGGGCGGCAGCCTGGTCAACCTGCCCGAGGAAGCCAAAAAAGTGCTGGACGACCTGCACGGCGGCAGCCCCGCCAGCTATGCCATCCGCTTTGCCGCGGGCTTCCCCGGCATGATGATGGTGCTGTCCGGCATGAGTGACCTGGAGCAGATGAAGGACAACCTGAGCTATATGCGCGACTTTAAGCCGTTGAACGAGACCGAGCTGGCCGCCGTAAACAAGGTGCAGGAGATCTTCCACAAGTTGAACATGATCCCCTGCACAGCCTGCCGCTACTGTGTTGAGGGCTGCCCCAAGCAGATCTCCATCCCAGACCTGTTTGCTATCATGAACATCAAGCAGCTGCACCACGATTGGAACGCGGACTACTACTACGAGGAAGTCCACACCGCCCCCGGCCGCCGCGCCTCGGACTGCCTGAAATGCGGCAAGTGCGAGAAGATCTGCCCGCAGCATCTGCCCATCCGCAAGCTGCTGGAGGAGGTAGCCAAAGAATTTGATAAGCCAGAAGCATAA
- a CDS encoding GNAT family N-acetyltransferase: MTYHQIIQLKNGASCCLRSGTAADGQAALDNFILTHAETDNLLTYPEENTLTATQEGEYLQAKTESPNEVEILAIVDGKVAGTAGINAVGGCYKLQHRAEFGISIAKEFWGLGIGQALTAACIDCARKAGYAQLELDVVADNASALALYKKFGFVEYGRNPKGFRSRNTGYQELVLMRLAL, translated from the coding sequence ATGACCTACCACCAAATCATCCAACTGAAAAACGGCGCGTCCTGCTGTCTGCGCAGTGGCACCGCGGCCGACGGCCAGGCCGCACTGGACAATTTCATCCTGACCCATGCGGAAACGGATAACCTGCTGACTTACCCGGAGGAGAACACCCTCACCGCCACGCAGGAGGGCGAATACCTTCAGGCCAAAACCGAAAGCCCGAATGAGGTGGAAATTCTCGCCATCGTGGACGGGAAGGTGGCCGGCACCGCCGGGATCAACGCTGTCGGCGGCTGCTATAAGCTGCAGCACCGCGCCGAGTTCGGCATCAGCATCGCTAAGGAATTCTGGGGCCTTGGCATTGGCCAGGCACTCACCGCCGCCTGCATCGACTGCGCTCGCAAGGCTGGCTACGCCCAGTTGGAGCTGGATGTGGTAGCCGATAACGCCAGCGCCCTTGCCCTGTACAAAAAGTTCGGCTTTGTGGAATACGGCCGCAACCCCAAGGGCTTCCGCTCCCGCAACACCGGCTACCAAGAGCTGGTCTTAATGCGGCTGGCCCTGTAA
- a CDS encoding NADH:flavin oxidoreductase yields MYETIFSPVNYGGLELKNRIIFAPTTFGLSDEEYFAKIRAIAAGGCAMIIVGDVPVGKSRFEKSLFDKKGFAWYQSLAEIVHSCGCKLCAQLHQSDSNMAAMLKYVPGVLTKKITMQQLRTLLNEEVAPYITNLPQRKIDKIIHGFGEAAELAVKAGFDMVQIHGDRMCGSFSSSVFNHRTDAYGGSAENRARFAVEAVRAVRSRLPELPIDYKLAVRQEDPHYGNAGVLESELGIFVPLLVEAGVTSFHVTLANHSSLEDTIPPANHPYFKGEGCFLKFCDEVRQYTDKPITGVGGLTNPDFVEAQLASGRITCAAMSRQLLADPAWPSKAAAGQVQAIHRCVRCNKKCLGGLQQHQGTHCIYEKTGA; encoded by the coding sequence ATGTATGAAACTATTTTTAGCCCCGTGAACTACGGTGGCCTGGAACTGAAAAACCGCATTATCTTTGCCCCCACCACCTTCGGCCTGTCGGACGAAGAATACTTTGCCAAGATCCGCGCCATTGCAGCAGGCGGCTGCGCCATGATCATTGTGGGGGATGTGCCGGTGGGCAAAAGCCGGTTTGAAAAGTCTCTGTTTGACAAAAAGGGCTTTGCCTGGTACCAGAGCCTGGCGGAGATCGTCCATAGCTGCGGCTGCAAGCTCTGCGCCCAGCTGCACCAGTCAGACTCCAACATGGCAGCCATGCTCAAATATGTGCCGGGCGTTCTGACGAAGAAAATCACGATGCAGCAGCTGCGCACCCTGCTCAACGAGGAAGTGGCCCCTTATATCACCAATCTGCCGCAGCGCAAGATCGATAAGATCATCCACGGCTTCGGCGAGGCCGCCGAGCTGGCGGTAAAAGCCGGGTTCGACATGGTGCAGATCCACGGCGACCGCATGTGCGGCAGTTTCAGCTCCAGCGTGTTCAACCACCGCACCGATGCCTACGGCGGCAGCGCCGAAAACCGCGCCCGCTTTGCCGTTGAAGCTGTGCGCGCCGTGCGCAGCCGTTTGCCGGAGCTGCCCATCGACTACAAACTGGCTGTCCGGCAGGAGGACCCCCACTACGGCAATGCCGGTGTACTGGAAAGCGAACTGGGTATCTTTGTACCGCTGCTGGTGGAGGCCGGTGTGACCAGCTTCCACGTTACCCTGGCCAACCATTCCAGCTTGGAGGATACTATCCCGCCCGCCAATCATCCCTATTTTAAGGGGGAGGGTTGCTTCCTGAAGTTCTGCGATGAGGTGCGCCAATATACCGACAAACCTATCACCGGCGTGGGCGGCCTGACCAACCCTGATTTTGTGGAAGCCCAGCTGGCCAGCGGCCGCATCACCTGCGCCGCCATGAGCCGCCAACTGCTGGCCGACCCTGCTTGGCCCAGCAAGGCTGCTGCCGGGCAGGTGCAGGCTATCCACCGCTGTGTGCGCTGCAATAAAAAGTGCCTGGGCGGTCTGCAGCAGCACCAGGGCACCCACTGCATTTACGAGAAAACAGGTGCGTAA
- a CDS encoding helix-turn-helix domain-containing protein — MKKPTYKGKELLPLSVIDAARDGDSQAVDQVLRYYEGYINKLCTRTLYDPDGQPHVRVDEYMKRRLEIKLIHSIVSMS; from the coding sequence ATGAAGAAACCCACTTACAAGGGCAAGGAGCTTCTTCCTCTTTCGGTGATTGACGCCGCCCGTGACGGGGACTCTCAGGCTGTGGATCAGGTACTCCGGTATTATGAGGGCTATATCAATAAGCTCTGCACCCGGACGCTTTACGATCCTGACGGCCAGCCCCATGTTCGGGTGGACGAGTACATGAAGCGACGATTGGAGATCAAGCTCATTCATTCCATTGTCAGCATGAGCTGA
- a CDS encoding ABC transporter ATP-binding protein/permease → MTKINPLLLTGGVIGAITAILVAAYALVKDKKATMGFERTMNDGEIMRRLMAYAKPYRKQFVVVLFLMLFSIAYDIISPLIVGNIEELVATDFTLPALYGRVAVYAGVLLFSMASTYLQAVILQRVGQRIVSDLREDLFTHIESLSHEQLNEIPVGKLVTRITNDTNAISMMFTNLLVSLTKNAFVILGILVAMILLNYELTLMVLCFVPFIVIFTVIFRKFSRRAYRKVKDATTDINTYLSENLSGIKVTQIFGREDEKMAEFRQKSQTLAKANIEQIFVFGIFRPLVYMLYISSILCLFYLGGMGYLTGVSFLGQTITGGTIVTFYMYISKFFTPIQNLAEQFNWLQSALASSEKVFSIMNIEPKLVDAPDAIELNEVKGEIEFRDVWFSYIPGEWVLQGVSFHINPRETVAFVGSTGSGKSTILSLICRNYEFQKGEILIDGIDIRKIKISSLRRHFGQMLQDVFLFSGTIRSNIVLREEGIPDEEIRRVCHYVNADHFIDKLDHGLDEEVRERGNNFSAGQRQLLSFARTIIHKPSVMILDEATANIDTETELLIQDSLEKMRSVGTMLMVAHRLSTIQHADNIIVLSHGKILEQGTHQELLAKHGRYYQLYTLQYHKEQMGE, encoded by the coding sequence ATGACTAAGATCAATCCGCTGCTGCTGACCGGCGGTGTGATCGGTGCCATCACGGCCATCCTCGTGGCGGCCTACGCGCTGGTCAAAGACAAAAAGGCCACCATGGGCTTTGAGCGCACAATGAACGACGGCGAGATCATGCGCCGCCTGATGGCTTACGCCAAGCCTTACCGGAAGCAGTTCGTTGTGGTGTTGTTTCTGATGCTGTTCTCCATCGCCTACGACATCATCTCACCGCTGATCGTCGGCAATATCGAGGAGCTTGTCGCCACCGATTTCACCCTGCCCGCGCTGTACGGCCGGGTGGCGGTCTACGCCGGGGTACTGCTTTTCTCGATGGCCAGCACCTACCTGCAAGCCGTGATTCTGCAGCGCGTCGGTCAGCGCATCGTGTCTGACCTGCGCGAGGATCTGTTTACCCACATTGAGTCCCTCTCCCACGAGCAGCTGAATGAAATTCCCGTGGGCAAGCTGGTAACCCGCATTACCAACGACACCAACGCCATCTCGATGATGTTCACCAACCTTTTGGTCAGCCTGACCAAAAATGCGTTCGTTATTTTGGGCATCCTGGTGGCCATGATTTTGCTGAACTACGAGCTGACCTTGATGGTGCTTTGCTTCGTTCCGTTCATCGTCATTTTTACGGTCATCTTCCGCAAATTCTCCCGCCGGGCCTACCGCAAGGTCAAGGATGCCACCACCGACATCAACACCTATCTGTCGGAGAATCTTTCCGGCATCAAGGTCACCCAGATCTTCGGCCGTGAGGACGAAAAAATGGCGGAATTCCGCCAGAAAAGCCAGACTCTTGCCAAGGCGAACATCGAGCAGATTTTTGTCTTCGGCATCTTCCGGCCGCTGGTGTACATGCTGTACATTTCTTCCATCCTGTGCCTGTTTTACCTGGGCGGCATGGGTTACCTGACCGGCGTGTCATTCTTGGGGCAGACCATCACAGGCGGCACCATCGTCACGTTCTACATGTACATTTCCAAGTTTTTCACCCCCATCCAAAATCTGGCCGAGCAGTTCAACTGGCTGCAATCGGCACTGGCCTCCTCGGAAAAGGTGTTCTCCATCATGAACATTGAGCCGAAACTGGTGGACGCTCCCGACGCTATCGAGCTGAACGAGGTGAAGGGCGAGATCGAGTTCCGCGACGTCTGGTTCAGTTACATCCCCGGCGAGTGGGTGCTGCAGGGTGTGTCCTTCCACATCAACCCGCGGGAGACCGTGGCCTTTGTCGGCTCCACCGGCAGCGGCAAAAGCACAATTTTGTCGCTCATCTGCCGCAATTATGAGTTCCAGAAGGGTGAGATTCTGATTGACGGCATCGACATCCGCAAGATCAAGATTTCCTCGCTGCGCCGCCATTTTGGCCAGATGCTGCAGGACGTGTTCCTCTTCTCCGGCACCATCCGCAGCAACATCGTCCTGCGGGAGGAGGGCATTCCTGACGAGGAGATCCGCCGCGTCTGTCACTACGTCAACGCCGATCACTTCATCGACAAGCTGGACCATGGCCTGGACGAGGAAGTGCGGGAGCGCGGCAACAACTTCTCGGCAGGTCAGCGGCAGCTGCTCAGCTTTGCCCGCACCATCATCCACAAGCCCAGCGTGATGATTTTGGACGAGGCCACGGCAAATATCGACACGGAGACCGAGTTGCTGATCCAGGACTCGCTGGAAAAAATGCGCAGCGTCGGCACCATGCTCATGGTCGCCCACCGCTTATCCACGATCCAGCACGCCGATAACATCATCGTGCTATCTCACGGCAAAATTTTGGAGCAGGGTACCCACCAGGAATTGCTGGCTAAGCATGGCCGGTATTACCAGCTGTACACCCTGCAGTATCATAAGGAGCAGATGGGGGAGTAA
- a CDS encoding site-specific integrase, whose protein sequence is MASIIKRKKNYSVVYNYVDENGETKQKWETWHTHKEALKRKAEIENQQHTGTFLSPSNQTITEFLYDFVSLYGEKKWGVSMYDSQTALIANYINPIIGDMEVQAVTPRAVDGYIQTLQKTKSVSTKTRKAVTTYVSDKTIEKIIKLLRCAFKQAVRWEIIARNPFDNVILPKTEYAKRDIWTADMIRLALDKCTDSKLYVAMNLSFACSLRMGEILGLTWENVHISDEDIAADNAYVYIDKELTRASKRAIETLGEKDIYYIFTPLMPNTSTRIVLKKPKTDSSIRKVWLPKTLAYILREWKKSQDELKGFLGDEYQDFDLVVALPNGRPCEDRIILKEFAKLREDAGLPKVVFHSLRHSSTTYKLKLNHGDLKATQGDTGHAEIDMITSIYAHILDEDRKVNAQKFETAFYAKPDLRNVRPPEEPVKSEPATLDLESLVEQLQKSPELASALAALIAAQAPAK, encoded by the coding sequence ATGGCATCTATTATCAAGCGAAAGAAAAACTATTCCGTTGTTTACAACTATGTGGACGAGAACGGAGAAACCAAACAGAAGTGGGAAACCTGGCATACCCACAAAGAGGCCTTGAAGCGCAAGGCGGAAATCGAAAATCAGCAGCACACGGGAACTTTTCTCTCGCCAAGCAATCAGACGATTACCGAGTTCCTTTATGACTTCGTATCTCTTTACGGAGAAAAGAAATGGGGCGTGTCTATGTATGACAGCCAAACAGCGCTGATTGCAAACTATATCAATCCAATCATCGGTGATATGGAGGTACAGGCGGTTACTCCCCGTGCGGTTGACGGTTATATCCAGACCTTGCAGAAAACCAAGTCGGTGTCTACCAAAACCCGAAAGGCCGTTACCACTTATGTCAGTGACAAGACCATTGAAAAGATCATCAAGCTCCTGCGGTGTGCGTTTAAGCAGGCGGTACGATGGGAAATCATTGCAAGAAATCCCTTTGACAATGTGATCCTCCCGAAAACGGAGTATGCGAAACGGGATATCTGGACGGCGGATATGATCCGCCTTGCCCTGGACAAATGCACGGACAGCAAACTCTATGTGGCAATGAACCTTTCCTTTGCCTGCTCTCTGCGTATGGGTGAAATCCTGGGACTGACCTGGGAGAACGTCCATATTTCAGATGAGGATATTGCGGCGGATAACGCCTATGTCTACATCGACAAGGAGCTGACGAGGGCTTCCAAACGGGCGATTGAAACGCTGGGTGAGAAGGATATCTATTACATCTTCACTCCGCTCATGCCGAACACCAGCACAAGAATTGTTCTAAAAAAGCCGAAAACCGATTCCAGCATCCGTAAGGTGTGGCTGCCGAAAACGCTGGCCTACATTCTGCGGGAATGGAAGAAGTCCCAGGACGAGCTGAAAGGCTTCCTGGGCGACGAGTATCAGGACTTCGATCTGGTTGTCGCACTTCCCAATGGACGGCCCTGCGAGGATCGTATCATCCTCAAAGAATTTGCAAAGCTCCGTGAGGACGCAGGGCTACCGAAGGTGGTCTTTCATTCTCTCCGTCATTCCAGTACCACCTACAAACTGAAACTCAACCACGGCGATCTGAAAGCCACCCAGGGCGATACGGGCCATGCCGAGATCGACATGATAACCAGTATCTATGCTCACATTCTGGACGAGGATAGAAAGGTCAATGCTCAGAAATTCGAGACAGCCTTCTATGCCAAGCCTGATCTTCGCAATGTCCGTCCACCGGAAGAACCGGTAAAATCGGAGCCTGCGACCCTGGACCTTGAAAGCCTTGTGGAACAGCTTCAAAAGTCGCCGGAGCTGGCAAGTGCGCTCGCAGCCCTGATAGCGGCGCAAGCCCCGGCAAAGTGA
- a CDS encoding sigma-70 family RNA polymerase sigma factor produces MDMIPRNDYGERCQFDAYCKLVLYHEAIDYLREMQRRRDRELSFSDLPQMEMDKLCVVDHYPSDRFTFSSHGYDLHIENELVADAFAGLSVQEQSILILHFVLDLPDQEVGRLVGMSRSAVQRRRAKSLTELRIKLAALMPKGG; encoded by the coding sequence ATGGATATGATCCCCCGTAATGACTATGGCGAGCGGTGCCAGTTCGATGCTTACTGCAAGCTGGTACTGTACCATGAGGCAATCGACTACCTTCGGGAAATGCAGAGGCGCCGTGACAGGGAACTGTCATTCAGCGACCTTCCGCAAATGGAGATGGACAAGCTCTGCGTTGTAGATCATTACCCCAGTGACAGATTTACATTCTCGTCCCACGGGTATGATCTGCATATCGAAAACGAGCTTGTGGCTGACGCCTTCGCCGGTTTGTCTGTCCAGGAGCAGAGCATTTTGATTCTGCATTTTGTTCTGGACCTGCCGGATCAGGAAGTTGGCCGCCTTGTTGGAATGTCTCGCAGCGCCGTTCAGCGGCGAAGGGCAAAATCATTGACCGAGCTGCGGATCAAGTTGGCCGCACTCATGCCGAAGGGAGGTTGA
- a CDS encoding helix-turn-helix domain-containing protein encodes MSQTWNGTKKETPERRTYTVDDIAQILGIGRTSAYILVKEGHFKIVRIGNAIRISKRSFDEWLDSLDL; translated from the coding sequence ATGTCTCAAACATGGAACGGCACGAAGAAAGAAACCCCTGAAAGAAGGACGTATACGGTTGACGATATTGCTCAAATTCTGGGCATCGGAAGAACTTCCGCATATATCCTTGTAAAAGAAGGGCACTTCAAAATCGTGCGAATTGGTAACGCCATACGCATTTCCAAGCGGTCATTTGACGAGTGGCTTGACTCCCTCGACCTGTGA
- a CDS encoding ABC transporter ATP-binding protein/permease, translating to MNEHDVLKKNHNFYIGVGGTVLEGLLSGSLFMLLYSVMQFLWSGQFDMNRVLALTGIIAVVFLLRILIYSYGYTKAQIGGAEVSKNIRLFMGDHLKRIPLSRFTQGQTGDYINTITSDVNNYEKILTHKVGDFAKNFALSLMLIVFVMTLYVPAGIILLIADLLLIPGLWLSFRMVRKYGKEKNDICAENVSSIVEYVSGIQTFRAYGVGGMKNKTVINAMREFSRISFVYESKVLPIGAVFGILSWLSCPLVILLAYAPWVAGTLNTVDYLLICMLPLFCAKLANSIFVDLTSYKNLMISKNKILSVMNEPEETGSMEPLHTATHEITFDNVDFAYVPGEPVLKHATFTVPDQKLTAIVGDSGSGKSTILNLIAKYYEATGGTISIGGKPINHVAAERVLEQVSMVDQDIFLFDDTIRDNIRHARPNATDTEIEAACREANCDSFIRKMEKGYDTPTGENGNLLSGGERQRISIARAILKNSPILLLDEATASLDIENELAVKQAIANLLKEKKTVVMIAHTLSIVKNADQILVMGDGRIAESGTHEELLAKGGKYAAMWNAEQKISA from the coding sequence ATGAATGAGCACGATGTATTAAAAAAGAACCACAATTTCTATATTGGTGTTGGCGGTACTGTTCTGGAAGGACTTCTCTCCGGCAGCCTATTTATGCTGCTTTACTCTGTTATGCAGTTTTTGTGGTCGGGTCAATTTGACATGAACCGCGTTCTGGCTCTGACCGGTATTATTGCAGTGGTTTTTCTTCTCCGTATCCTGATTTACAGCTACGGTTATACCAAAGCGCAGATTGGCGGTGCGGAGGTCAGTAAGAATATTCGGCTTTTTATGGGTGACCATTTGAAGCGCATCCCACTGTCCCGCTTTACGCAGGGGCAGACCGGCGATTATATCAACACCATTACAAGCGACGTAAACAACTACGAAAAAATCCTGACCCATAAAGTCGGAGATTTCGCAAAGAATTTTGCCCTGTCATTGATGTTGATTGTCTTTGTTATGACGCTCTATGTTCCGGCAGGAATTATCCTGCTGATAGCCGATCTTCTTTTAATCCCCGGCCTATGGCTTTCTTTCCGCATGGTACGGAAATATGGAAAAGAAAAGAACGATATTTGTGCGGAGAACGTCAGCAGCATTGTTGAGTATGTTTCTGGTATTCAGACTTTCCGAGCTTATGGTGTAGGCGGTATGAAGAACAAAACTGTTATCAACGCCATGCGGGAGTTTTCCCGGATCAGCTTTGTGTACGAATCAAAAGTGCTTCCTATTGGTGCGGTCTTTGGTATTTTGAGTTGGCTGTCCTGCCCGCTGGTTATCTTGCTGGCCTATGCACCCTGGGTCGCAGGGACACTGAACACGGTGGACTACCTTTTGATTTGTATGCTGCCCCTGTTCTGTGCAAAGCTGGCTAACTCGATTTTTGTAGACCTTACCAGTTATAAGAACCTGATGATCTCGAAAAACAAAATCTTGAGTGTAATGAATGAGCCGGAGGAAACTGGCAGCATGGAGCCGCTTCACACAGCTACCCATGAAATCACATTTGACAATGTAGATTTTGCATATGTTCCCGGTGAACCGGTACTAAAACACGCCACCTTTACGGTGCCAGATCAAAAGCTCACGGCCATTGTCGGAGACTCTGGCTCCGGCAAGTCTACTATTTTGAACCTGATTGCAAAATATTATGAAGCAACGGGCGGGACGATTTCTATTGGCGGTAAACCCATTAACCATGTTGCCGCAGAGCGTGTACTGGAGCAAGTTTCTATGGTAGACCAGGACATATTTCTTTTTGACGATACCATCCGGGATAATATCCGACACGCTCGTCCTAATGCTACGGACACGGAAATCGAGGCTGCCTGCCGGGAGGCTAACTGTGACAGCTTCATCCGTAAGATGGAAAAGGGATACGATACGCCGACTGGCGAGAATGGAAATCTTCTCTCTGGCGGTGAGCGTCAGCGAATTTCAATAGCCCGCGCCATCCTGAAAAATAGCCCCATCCTGCTTTTGGATGAAGCAACAGCATCTCTTGACATTGAAAATGAGCTTGCCGTAAAGCAGGCCATCGCCAATCTGCTAAAAGAAAAAAAGACAGTGGTAATGATTGCTCATACCCTTTCCATTGTTAAAAACGCTGATCAAATCCTTGTAATGGGTGATGGCAGGATTGCTGAATCGGGAACCCATGAAGAATTGCTTGCGAAAGGCGGAAAATATGCTGCTATGTGGAACGCAGAGCAAAAAATATCAGCTTGA
- a CDS encoding ABC transporter ATP-binding protein/permease — protein MIFGKYINRYYLRSAPVLLLGLLALLTVDYIQLMIPELYRLVINGVNLGEVVIDGQTLAFTKEVLFQHICLPMIWIVLLMVVGRFLWRVCFFGSAVVVTADLRERMFDHSRQLSQQYYQINKVGNLMSLYTNDLDTIQECFGDGILMFFDASVLGLLALFKMWRMDYKLTLLALIPAGIMFVIGTIMGTTMTKRWEERQQAFSDLSDFAQENFSGIAVIKAFVKEYKELTAFRKLNRENEEINVTYTKIATLLEVLVTLFVESIICVILGYGGWLVYRGQFNAGQLVEYIGYFEAIVWPIMAISMLIEKTSRGKASLNRVTELLDAPIDVTDRVDVHELTAPKGGIEFRHLTFRYPDGEYDVLQDISFTVTPGESVGIVGKTGAGKTALVDLLLRTYNVADGTLFVDGQDVNSLSIHSVRNACAYVPQDNFLFSDTIAHNIGFGVDDAAQEDIDRAAALADVRDNIVDFKDGYETVLGERGVTVSGGQKQRISIARALLKDAPILILDDSVSAVDTRTEKIILDNLKSTRAGRTTLLIAHRISTVEGLDKIVFLDDGRVEAVGPHDELYATCAEYRRMVDLQRLEDETEAGETAAQPVTNAEGGAVHD, from the coding sequence ATGATCTTCGGCAAGTATATCAACCGGTATTATCTGCGCAGTGCACCCGTGCTGCTTTTGGGCCTGCTGGCGCTGCTGACGGTCGATTATATCCAGCTTATGATCCCCGAGCTGTACCGCCTGGTCATCAACGGCGTTAATCTGGGAGAGGTCGTCATCGACGGACAGACCCTCGCCTTTACCAAAGAGGTTCTATTCCAGCATATCTGCCTGCCCATGATCTGGATCGTGCTACTGATGGTCGTCGGGCGGTTTTTGTGGCGCGTCTGTTTCTTTGGCTCGGCGGTGGTGGTCACTGCCGATCTGCGGGAGCGGATGTTTGACCACAGCCGCCAGCTGTCCCAGCAATACTACCAGATCAACAAGGTCGGCAACCTGATGAGCCTCTACACCAACGACCTGGACACCATTCAGGAGTGTTTCGGTGACGGCATCTTGATGTTCTTCGATGCCTCGGTGCTGGGGCTGCTGGCACTGTTTAAAATGTGGCGTATGGACTACAAGCTCACGCTGCTGGCACTGATCCCTGCGGGCATCATGTTCGTCATCGGCACCATCATGGGCACCACCATGACCAAACGGTGGGAGGAACGCCAGCAGGCTTTTTCCGACCTGTCTGACTTCGCGCAGGAGAATTTCTCCGGCATCGCGGTCATCAAGGCCTTCGTCAAAGAGTACAAGGAATTGACGGCTTTTCGTAAATTAAACCGCGAGAATGAGGAGATCAACGTCACCTATACCAAAATTGCCACCCTGCTGGAAGTGCTGGTCACGCTGTTTGTTGAGTCGATCATCTGCGTCATTTTGGGCTACGGCGGCTGGCTGGTCTACCGCGGGCAGTTCAACGCAGGCCAGCTGGTGGAGTACATCGGCTACTTTGAGGCCATCGTCTGGCCCATCATGGCCATCTCGATGCTGATCGAAAAGACCTCCCGCGGCAAGGCGTCCCTCAACCGCGTCACCGAGCTGCTGGACGCCCCCATCGACGTGACCGACCGGGTCGATGTGCACGAACTGACCGCCCCCAAAGGCGGCATCGAGTTCCGCCACCTGACCTTCCGCTACCCGGATGGCGAGTATGATGTGCTGCAGGACATCAGCTTCACCGTCACCCCCGGCGAGAGCGTGGGCATCGTAGGCAAGACCGGTGCCGGCAAGACCGCGCTGGTAGACCTGCTGCTGCGCACCTACAACGTGGCCGACGGCACCCTGTTTGTGGACGGCCAGGACGTGAACAGCCTGTCCATCCATTCGGTGCGCAACGCCTGCGCCTACGTGCCGCAGGACAACTTCCTGTTCTCCGACACCATCGCCCACAACATTGGTTTTGGTGTGGACGATGCTGCGCAGGAAGACATTGACCGCGCCGCCGCCCTGGCGGATGTGCGGGACAACATCGTTGACTTCAAGGACGGCTACGAGACCGTGCTGGGCGAGCGCGGCGTGACCGTCTCCGGCGGCCAGAAGCAACGCATCTCCATCGCCCGCGCCCTGCTGAAAGACGCGCCCATTCTGATTCTCGACGACTCGGTCTCCGCCGTCGATACCCGCACCGAGAAGATCATCCTCGACAACCTCAAATCCACCCGCGCGGGCAGGACCACGCTGCTCATCGCCCACCGCATCTCCACCGTGGAGGGACTGGACAAGATCGTGTTCCTCGATGACGGCAGGGTAGAGGCCGTCGGCCCCCATGATGAGCTGTATGCCACCTGCGCCGAGTACCGCCGCATGGTGGACCTGCAGCGCCTTGAGGACGAGACCGAGGCGGGCGAGACTGCCGCCCAGCCCGTGACTAACGCAGAAGGAGGTGCCGTCCATGACTAA